The Salmo trutta chromosome 27, fSalTru1.1, whole genome shotgun sequence genome includes the window CATATGGTGGGTAGCGCAGGTAGGTGACACACTCGATACAAGTGTTTCTGAGCAGGCATGATTTCCGGTGCGAGAAGGTGTCAAAGCTGTAGTGCCCATGGTAGGAACCCATCCCACTGGCACCTGTCAAGTAAAGTTAAAATATGGGAGGgttaatataatatatttattcATTCACTATGGTGCTGCCTGTCAGACCTTATTATGGAAGAgttcttttttttaaagggaGATGCagtttgacacaaaccggtgcgcctgacacgtactgtactaccataccctgttacGTTTTTTGTCTTGCccccttcaccctctgaattgcacacaATTCTATTaccaaggcttaaaaacccttctttaacctgtctccttcatcCACACTGAAttaagtgaatttaacaagtgacatcgatAACAGATcttagactgatcaggtgaaagcTGTCAATAGCATGTTTGTTTTTAATACTTTGTTCAACAAGAACAGATTTCTGCTGCAAAACATTTTATTACAGTatgccctactgaacatgacctaGGTCTCTGTCTGAGAAGGGTTGAAGATCTGAGGCAGTAATCTGACCCAGGCAGACCGTTCTCGAACCTACCTACTCCCCCAAAAGGCAGGACCACCATCAGGCTCTGCAGGACACTGTCATTGGAGCAGAAGCTCCCACTTGAGGTCTCACTCATTAGCCTTGAGATTACCTGCACGGGAAGCAGAAAGAGGCATGACAGCCAGCATATATTGTATGTGTATACATGAATTGTGTGTGTAAGCTTGTGCCAGTCACCTTGCTGTTGCTAGAGTAAGCGTACACACAGAGAGGCTTCTCTCGACGACTGATGAAGGAGATTGCCTCGTCTATGCTGTTAACGGTCAGAATGGGCAGAACGGGGCCGAAAACCTCCTGCTGCATGATAGGGTCCGAGTCTATCACATCTGACAGAATGGTTGGTGCTTCAcacaaacaaatatataaacaaaAGTCAATATGTACAAATACTGTGGTGTAGTACACAGACTGTAAATCAGGTGCATATACATGAAGGAATAGTTTCCTGGACACAAATTAAGCCTAATCCCAGACTgaaaagcactttcaatggagattctctgtTGAGCATGCTATTTGcgcaggactaggcttaatcttcATCAAGGAAACCAGGCCTTAGAATCTCTTCAAAACTTCCTTCCTCATTCATTTACCAATGTATTTATCTGCTTCATTCACTTGGCCTCCTACAGCCACCTTGCCAGACCTCCGCAGCAGGTCCGTGGTGCGGTGTAAGTTCTCCAGGTTCACGATGCGGCCAAAGCTCCTGGACTCCTGGGGGTTTGAACCATAGAACTGCAGGAGGCAGCAGCGCAAGGCCTGGAGCAGCTGTGCTTTGGCCTCGGCATGGCACAGGACGTAGTCGGGTGCTACCATGCTCTGCCCAGCATTATGGAAGCGCGCCCAGGTGATGCGTCGTGCCGTGGTGGTGATGTCACACTGCTGGTCCACGTAGCAGGGGTTCTTACCACCGCCCAAGACCAGGGTGACGGGTGTGAGGGTGTGGGCTGCTGCCTGTGCCACTCTGCCCCCGTCCTCACGGTTTCCTAGGGGAACCATTATTACCTCACACAGAGCACACATTGCTTCTGATACAACAAAGATTAGGGAGCAAAATTCAGATAAGGCAATGGTGACATTTTAAAtctgaactttttttttttttttacctgtgaAGAAGACATGATCAAATTTGAGGTCCACTATTTCAGTCAGGTCATTCACCCCTGCAAGGGTCACATGGTAACACTCCTTTGAAAAGAGCAGGAATGTTTGTAGGTTAAAAGGTATACTCACTTATATGACAAGTCACCAAAACAGCCACCTGTGTACCATTGAATTCAACTCACATTGTCCAGGTATGACGGTATGAGGTGGTGTAGCAGCTCCGATGTGTGAGAACTACATTCTGAGGGGTTGAGGATCACACAGTTCCCTAAAGAACAAACAGATACAACAGTACAACGATTGGCAAGCAACTTTCAGTATTGAATGCAAATGGATGAGcattgtgtttgagtgtgtgacaCTTAAAATGCCCTAAAGCCTATAGTTAGTGTATTGTTACCTGCGGCAATGGCCCCAACCATGGGTACCAGACAGAGCTGAACAGGGCTACACCAGGCCCCCACAATCAGCACCACTCCCAGTGGCTCACACACCACCAGGCACTCATCCAACGTGGTGGTCTGCACCAATCAGAAGAAGGCAGAGGGGAGGAGCTCACATTACCCAGCCAATGGAAAAACTCATGAGTTACAGGTACTATGTGCATACAGTcactgtttggcatgacaattccataagAAGTTGGAAACAGAGcaaaaacagactggcacccagactTTTCTAAGCTGTTTTGACAAGTTCAGCACAATACATTGCTTTGTCGCTGAGACAGCCCATTCTCTCAAAGACAATTTACCTAATTGATGATCCAACAATCATATTTTAAGTGGCATTAAAACTTGTGTATTCCTACAAAGTCCAACTATCCCACCCGTATACATAGCAAaaggttttgcaacagaaaacaaaaaccgGTGTTCTcactggacaaattcaggtagtagTACCTCCCCGTTTCACTCCATTTCAAAATGTTTCTCCCAACTGAACACGACCCAGTattcagaaaacacacacagggcaCCCTGCAACAGTCTTACCAGGTTCCTCTCCACCTGTTGCGGCTCCATCCACTTCTTGAGGTTGTTGATGGCATGAAGAGCCTCGTTCTTCACCAGTATCAGTTCAGACACTACCGTCTCAAACCGCGGCTGGCAAAACACCACAAATGCTCAGGTCTCGGACAGAACATTTGAAATAAGGCCCTGATGGTAGCCGGTTTGTTTACACTACTGATCACCTTGAAGATAAACATTATAAAATGCCACATAGTGATTTATTGGGGAACCAATGTGTGCCTTCTTCAGGAATGTGGATTCCCTAATAAAATAACGGAGTAATAAAGAAGAAGGTGACACACACAAGTCAAAAGTTACAGaacacctactcagtcaagggtttttatttttactattttctacattgtagaataatagtgaagacatcaaaactatgaaataacacatggaatcatgtagtaactataaaagaagagctcaaataagcaaagaaaaatgacagtccatcattactttaagatattaCTTTAAGTCAGTAAATACGGAAAATATGAAGAATtttcagtcgcaaaaaccatcaagcactatgaaactggctctcatgaggactgccacaggaatggaagacccagagttcattagagtcatcagcctcagaaatttcagcccaaacaAATGCTTCAGAGTTTTCAAGTAACAGCCACATCTCAAATTCAACTGTTcagaatcaggccttcgtggtcaaattgctgcaaagaaaccactactaaaggacaccaataagaagaagagacttgcttgggccaagaaacacgagcaatggacattagaccggtggaaatcggtcctttggtctgatgagtccaaattggcgatttttggttccacccaccgtgtctttgtgagacacagagtaggtgaaccgatgatctctgcatgtgtggttcccaccatgaagcatggaggaggaggtgtgatggtgctttgctggtgagtcagtgatatatttagaattcaaggcacacttaaccagcatggctaccacagcattctgcagcggtacgccatcccatctggtttgggcttagtgggattatcgttggtttttcaacaggacaatgacccaacacacacctccaagctgtgtaagggctattttaccaagaaggagagtaattgagtgctgcatccgatgacctggcctccacactcCCCCGACCGCAACCCAAttgatatggtttgggatgagtcggaccgcagagtgaaggaaaagcagccagcaagtgctcagcatatgtgggaagtccttcaagactgttggaaaagcattccaggtgaagctggttgagagaatgccaagtgtgcaaagctgtcatcaaggaaaaggctatttgaagaaactcaaatatatttagatttgtttgacatttttttggtcactacaagattccatgtgtgttatttcatagttttgatgtcttcactattattctaatagtaaaaataaaaacccttgaatgagtaggtgttctaaaacctttgaccggtagtgtatatacacacacatatacattatatagaacaaaatgcaacaatttcaaagactttactgagttacagttcatatgaggaaaaaaaaaaatcagacaatttaaataaattcatttcaccctaatctatggatttcacatgactcggaatacagacatgtatttgttagtcacagataccttaaaacagGTATTCCCAGTGGtatgcgcaatgccgtcgggggtacgccaaataaaaaatgtgattcacaataaaaatatatttatttttcttcacattttcaaacagtccatttatattttccaacggctatacatttgggtgaggctCCCCCCCCTCGCCTGATTAGCCTAGTTTCGCTGCCAAAAatgaaattaaaccatctagtgatcagcgaaataacaacaatgTAAAATACAggtagcccagctagcatggacactgacagttgggAATCTGATGCCGCCAAaaagaattaagatgactttcgagtagtaagacgtgTATAAatgcaacagataccattaataagaaggggctagaagtgtcttatatggtggtgagctaccgagtggctaggacaggcaagcctcATACTATTGTGGAGTGCTTAATTCTTCCTTCTGCTGTgaatatggctgggacaatgctgggggaaaagacaaaaaatgtaatttaaatcacgggatccaccaagaggctcttgctgccaagggaatgcctgaccgcttgaaagacgttttggacactacagtgaaaatggttaacttgtTAAAGCAAAGCCCCTGAACGcgtgtgtattttctgcactatgcaatgatatgggcagtgaccatgtaacgcttttacaacatacagtaatgtgctggttatcaaggggcaaattattgacatgtttttttttttaaatgagcttAAAGTTTTTTTTACTAACCATTATTTTCACTCGTCTGACCACTTGCAttatgacgagtttctcacacgactggcctatctgggtgatgttttttctcgcctgaatgatctgaatctaggattacagggactctccgcaactatattcaatgtgcgggactaaattgaggctatgattaagaagtttgagttcttctctgtctgcattaacaaggacaacacacaggtcattccatcattgtatgattttgtgTGTGCAAACAAGTGAGTTCGATGCGCAATTACGTatgtactttcccgaaacggatgacacaaacaactggattcgttatccctttcatgccctgcctccagtccacttaccaatatctgaacaagagagcctcatcgaaattgcatcaagcggttctgtgaaaatttaatttaaatcagaagccactgccagatttctggattgggctgcgctcagagtatcctgccttggcaagtcgcactgttaagacactgatgccctttgcaaccacgtacctatgtgagagtggattctcgtaCCTcattagcatgaaaactaaatgcaggcacagactgtgtgtggaaaattatttaagtctcagactctctccaatacgacccaacattgcagagctatgtgcatcctttcaagcacacccttctcattaacctgtggtgagttattcacaattttcgattaacaaataaaggttttatatgtaagatggttaaataaaagaGCAAAATGTATTATGTGTATCCTcgtcctataagagctctgtcacttcccacgagcagggttgtgacaaaaactcactcattcttatgCTTAATAAATGtatagtatagtgtgtgtgtggcaggcttacaatgatggcaaaaaaacactatttgacagtgcgctgaccctggtgctagagggggtacgcagctggaggttgaatgtttgaaggggtacgggactataaaaagtggAAACCACTGCCTTAAAAgaaatggtctcacaaggggcctCAGGATCtagtcacggtatttctgtgcattcaaactgccatcgatGAAATGCTATTGTGTCCTTTGTCtgcagcttatgcctgcccataccataaccccatcgccaccatggggcactacATTCACAACCGTGACATCAGataaccgctcgcccacatgacgccaaacacgtggtctgcggttggacgtactgccaaattctctaaaacaatgttggaggcgacttatggtaatgaaataaacattaaaattatctggcaacagctctggtggaaattccagcagtcagcatgccaattgcacgctccctcaaaacatctgtagcattgtgttgtgtgacaaaactgcacattttagagtgaccttttactctccccagcacaaggtgcacctgtgtaatgatcatgctgtctaATCAGatccttgatatgccacacctgtcaggtggatggattgttgTGGAAAGAataaatgcttactaacagggatgtaaacaaatgtttgaaaacatttgagagaaagaagcttttctgggacattttatttcagctcatgaaacatgggaccaacactttacatgttgcatttatatttttgttcagtgtatataaacctgtttttgctttgtcattatggggtattgtgtgtagaatgatgaggggggaaaacgatttagtcaattttagaataaggctgtaacataacaaaatgtggaaaaagtgaaggggtatgaatactttccgaatacactgtatattgTTATTATGTACTGGTCTGCATCTTGTCAACCTCTTCAGCTCCTACTAAACAATGGAGAAATGATTAGACATTCTCCATCTGGAGTATAACCTCTGTACACCCACCTTATGGAGGTCCCTCCCAAGTGCATCCACAAAGTCACACTCGTGTTCCACCAGCATGCGCACTAGGGCTTCCAGTTGGACCCGTCTGAAGCTCTCGTCAAATGCGCGGCCAGCTTGGAAGGCAGCTCTGGCCCTTTTCAGCAGCTCCATACACTCTAAAAGATGGGTCTTCATGCAGGGCTCCTCCAGCCTGTCCCTGAAACACATGTCAGACAAAAGCCAGTGTATTCCTATGTGTAAAGGAAACAAGTCTTGTAGTTAGTATTCTAGATCAAATCATATTCAGTACACCTTCTGCAGGTTAGGCTGCCATTCTTCTTGCATGCATAACATGCTCTTGATTTGCCCCGCATGCTTCCTTCTACACTGTTATTATGTTAATCTCGAACAGGcgtacagatacactacatggccaaaagtatagtcaaacatctcattccaaaatcattgatatggagttggtccccactttgctgctataacagcctccaatcttctgggaaggcttttcacgagatgttggaacattgcttccattcagccacaagagcattagtgagattgggcactgatgttgggcgatttggcctggctcgcagtcaccgttccaattcctcccaaaggtgttacatggagttgaggtcagggctctttgcaggccagtcaagttcttccacaccgatctcgacaagactattattcctccaccaagctttacaattggcactctgcattggggcaggtaacgttctcctggcatccactaaacacagattagtccgtcggactgccagatggtgaagcgtgattcatcactccagagaaagcgcttccactgctccagagtccaatagcggcaagcatggtgatcttaggcttgagtgcagctgcttggccacggaaacccatttcatgaagctcccaatgaacagttcttgtgctgatgttgcttccagcagcagtttggaactcggtagtgagtgttgcaaccgaggacagatgatttgtaTGTGCTATGCGCTTCGGCACTCGGCGGTTCCATactttgagcttgtgtggcctaccacttcgcggctgagccattgttgctcctagacatttccacttcacaataacagcacttacagttgaccagggcagctcttgCAGGACAGAAAtttcacaaactgacttgttgaaaaggtggcatccgatgacagtgccacgttgaaagtcactgagctctacagtaaggccattctactgccaatatttgtctatggagattgcatggctttgtgctcggttttatacggggcggcaggtagcctagtggttagagcgttagactagtaaccgaaaggttgcaagatcgtatccctgaggtgacaaggtaaaaatatgtcgttctgcccctgaacaaggcagttaccccactgttcctaggccgtcattgaaaataagaatttgttcttaactgactttcctagttaaataaaggtaaaaataaaataccTGTCAgcgactaatttgaaggggtgtccacatacgtttggccatgtagtgtataagcCTGGTGAAAAGTGTGTGCCAAACAGAGGACAGCCCGTGGGCAGTATCCATACCATTAAACCCCCAGTATCAGAGGAAAATGACTCAGGCAATCATGTTTCCTGGAAACCTGTTGAATTGCATTTAACTCTACATCGGGCAGAAATTTGTGTTTGAATCAGGAAAGTTTCCTCTCATGATGGCAACAAGTCAGAATGgtgaataaaattatattttaaatgtaCTTTACCGGTTGTCCTTGCAGTTGGTCCTTTGGGTGGTAGGAATGTGAGacaatatatccacaggaaagtttTCAAAGCGTTTCGATTTCTATCACCTGAAGCATGCGATACAAATACATGCTGGAGAAGGATGCATACTTGCCAAGCTGGTGCACATGTTTACATGGTTATATGCATGCTTCAGGTGATAGAAATCCAAATGCACCATCAGCATGTAATTATACTTTTCTGCCACCAAAaggaccaaccacacagacaaccAGTCCTTAAAATATACCTTTATAACATTATGGCTTCTAGAGGTGGTGAGAGGACGATATCCTGACTCAAACACTCATTTCTGCCCACCTAGACTTCGGGTTTCCAGGCAACCAATCAGGCAACGCAAAAGAGAATCAAAGATATGAGTAATGAAGTTGTTCAAACCTGTCACATGAACTTTCTAAAAGATAAGTAATATTGATCTTAAAGACGAACAATGTTTAACAACATACATTAAGTTTGAGCAACAAACGtaaatcaataaaacattaaTGCGTGTTACTACCAAAGTGATTCAAGGGAATTTAGACAGCGATTTGGGATGCGTCTGACTAGTTTTAatcggctcccgagtggcacagcggtctaaggcactgcatctcagtgctagaggcgtcactacagaccctggttcgattccaggatgtatcacagccgaccgtgattgggagtcccatagggctgcgtaCAATTGTCCccgcgtcgtctgggttaggcccGGGTAGGccttcaatgtaaataagaatgtgttcttaactggcttgcctagttaaataaaaatacaataacaaGAAGAATAACAATGTAACAAACTTACCCCCGCAATGCTTTGAACCAGCGCGTCGGAGGAGTACTCATGGTTTTTGAGATGCAATGATCGTTAAACTACTTTTTGAAGTGTATGAAGAG containing:
- the aldh3b4 gene encoding aldehyde dehydrogenase family 3 member B2 isoform X5, encoding MIPDSTNPPLLGYSDVCQSTQVWVRDRLEEPCMKTHLLECMELLKRARAAFQAGRAFDESFRRVQLEALVRMLVEHECDFVDALGRDLHKTTTLDECLVVCEPLGVVLIVGAWCSPVQLCLVPMVGAIAAGNCVILNPSECSSHTSELLHHLIPSYLDNECYHVTLAGVNDLTEIVDLKFDHVFFTGNREDGGRVAQAAAHTLTPVTLVLGGGKNPCYVDQQCDITTTARRITWARFHNAGQSMVAPDYVLCHAEAKAQLLQALRCCLLQFYGSNPQESRSFGRIVNLENLHRTTDLLRRSGKVAVGGQVNEADKYIAPTILSDVIDSDPIMQQEVFGPVLPILTVNSIDEAISFISRREKPLCVYAYSSNSKVISRLMSETSSGSFCSNDSVLQSLMVVLPFGGVGASGMGSYHGHYSFDTFSHRKSCLLRNTCIECVTYLRYPPYEEHNLSLMTWASSLSQKSQGWCQIL
- the aldh3b4 gene encoding aldehyde dehydrogenase family 3 member B1 isoform X1, whose product is MIPDSTNPPLLGYSDVCQSTQVWVRDRLEEPCMKTHLLECMELLKRARAAFQAGRAFDESFRRVQLEALVRMLVEHECDFVDALGRDLHKPRFETVVSELILVKNEALHAINNLKKWMEPQQVERNLTTTLDECLVVCEPLGVVLIVGAWCSPVQLCLVPMVGAIAAGNCVILNPSECSSHTSELLHHLIPSYLDNECYHVTLAGVNDLTEIVDLKFDHVFFTGNREDGGRVAQAAAHTLTPVTLVLGGGKNPCYVDQQCDITTTARRITWARFHNAGQSMVAPDYVLCHAEAKAQLLQALRCCLLQFYGSNPQESRSFGRIVNLENLHRTTDLLRRSGKVAVGGQVNEADKYIAPTILSDVIDSDPIMQQEVFGPVLPILTVNSIDEAISFISRREKPLCVYAYSSNSKVISRLMSETSSGSFCSNDSVLQSLMVVLPFGGVGASGMGSYHGHYSFDTFSHRKSCLLRNTCIECVTYLRYPPYEEHNLSLMTWASSLSQKSQGWCQIL
- the aldh3b4 gene encoding aldehyde dehydrogenase family 3 member B1 isoform X2, producing MSTPPTRWFKALRGDRLEEPCMKTHLLECMELLKRARAAFQAGRAFDESFRRVQLEALVRMLVEHECDFVDALGRDLHKPRFETVVSELILVKNEALHAINNLKKWMEPQQVERNLTTTLDECLVVCEPLGVVLIVGAWCSPVQLCLVPMVGAIAAGNCVILNPSECSSHTSELLHHLIPSYLDNECYHVTLAGVNDLTEIVDLKFDHVFFTGNREDGGRVAQAAAHTLTPVTLVLGGGKNPCYVDQQCDITTTARRITWARFHNAGQSMVAPDYVLCHAEAKAQLLQALRCCLLQFYGSNPQESRSFGRIVNLENLHRTTDLLRRSGKVAVGGQVNEADKYIAPTILSDVIDSDPIMQQEVFGPVLPILTVNSIDEAISFISRREKPLCVYAYSSNSKVISRLMSETSSGSFCSNDSVLQSLMVVLPFGGVGASGMGSYHGHYSFDTFSHRKSCLLRNTCIECVTYLRYPPYEEHNLSLMTWASSLSQKSQGWCQIL
- the aldh3b4 gene encoding aldehyde dehydrogenase family 3 member B1 isoform X3, yielding MSTPPRRWFKALRRDRLEEPCMKTHLLECMELLKRARAAFQAGRAFDESFRRVQLEALVRMLVEHECDFVDALGRDLHKPRFETVVSELILVKNEALHAINNLKKWMEPQQVERNLTTTLDECLVVCEPLGVVLIVGAWCSPVQLCLVPMVGAIAAGNCVILNPSECSSHTSELLHHLIPSYLDNECYHVTLAGVNDLTEIVDLKFDHVFFTGNREDGGRVAQAAAHTLTPVTLVLGGGKNPCYVDQQCDITTTARRITWARFHNAGQSMVAPDYVLCHAEAKAQLLQALRCCLLQFYGSNPQESRSFGRIVNLENLHRTTDLLRRSGKVAVGGQVNEADKYIAPTILSDVIDSDPIMQQEVFGPVLPILTVNSIDEAISFISRREKPLCVYAYSSNSKVISRLMSETSSGSFCSNDSVLQSLMVVLPFGGVGASGMGSYHGHYSFDTFSHRKSCLLRNTCIECVTYLRYPPYEEHNLSLMTWASSLSQKSQGWCQIL
- the aldh3b4 gene encoding aldehyde dehydrogenase family 3 member B1 isoform X4, encoding MKTHLLECMELLKRARAAFQAGRAFDESFRRVQLEALVRMLVEHECDFVDALGRDLHKPRFETVVSELILVKNEALHAINNLKKWMEPQQVERNLTTTLDECLVVCEPLGVVLIVGAWCSPVQLCLVPMVGAIAAGNCVILNPSECSSHTSELLHHLIPSYLDNECYHVTLAGVNDLTEIVDLKFDHVFFTGNREDGGRVAQAAAHTLTPVTLVLGGGKNPCYVDQQCDITTTARRITWARFHNAGQSMVAPDYVLCHAEAKAQLLQALRCCLLQFYGSNPQESRSFGRIVNLENLHRTTDLLRRSGKVAVGGQVNEADKYIAPTILSDVIDSDPIMQQEVFGPVLPILTVNSIDEAISFISRREKPLCVYAYSSNSKVISRLMSETSSGSFCSNDSVLQSLMVVLPFGGVGASGMGSYHGHYSFDTFSHRKSCLLRNTCIECVTYLRYPPYEEHNLSLMTWASSLSQKSQGWCQIL